GCAGGGGCCAGGCGCCCAGCGCGGAGCAATGATCGGAGACTCCCCCCGCATTGCTCCGCGCGGCGCGTGTTTGTCGTCGGCCGGAGGACTCGCCGGGACTTGGTTAACAAGGGAAGGCAAGGTCTATTGCTGCGCCGTGCTCGACGCATTCAGCCGCAAGATCGTCGGGTGGTCGATCGACAGCTCGCAGACGACAGCGCTCGTCACCAACGCACTTGGAATGGCCGTTGGCGAACGCAACCCAGGCGTCGGCTCGATAATTCACAGCCACAAGGTCAAGAACGCAGGTCTCGCTCCGTCCATGGGCTCTGTCGGATCGGCCCATGACAACGCAATGATGGAGTCGTTCTGGGCTCGCATGCAGGTCGAGCTGCTCAACCGCAAACGATGGAAGACGAGGATCGAACTAGCAACGGCCATTCACGACTACATCGAGCTCTTTCACAACACCAAGCGCCGGCACAGCGCTCTCAATATGCTGACGCCGGCTGAGTTCGAAACTCAACACCAATCAAACCAACTGGCTGCTTGATTCTCGAATAGC
This region of Solirubrobacterales bacterium genomic DNA includes:
- a CDS encoding transposase; this translates as MLDAFSRKIVGWSIDSSQTTALVTNALGMAVGERNPGVGSIIHSHKVKNAGLAPSMGSVGSAHDNAMMESFWARMQVELLNRKRWKTRIELATAIHDYIELFHNTKRRHSALNMLTPAEFETQHQSNQLAA